Proteins co-encoded in one Campylobacter jejuni genomic window:
- a CDS encoding IMPACT family protein: MQTIDQIFQTQIDIKKSIFLSFLCPFKDFKFLIETLKKEHPKAVHFVYAYRVLNDFNQIVEDKSDDGEPKGTSGMPTLNVLRGYDLINAALITVRYFGGIKLGTGGLVRAYSDAANAVINNSSLLSFELKKNITIAIDLKNLNRFEHFLKTYSFNFTKDFKDCKAILHIKLNEKEEQEFEIFCKNFAPFEIEKL; this comes from the coding sequence TTTCTTATCTTTTCTTTGCCCTTTTAAAGATTTTAAATTTTTAATAGAAACGCTAAAAAAAGAACATCCAAAAGCTGTTCATTTTGTCTATGCTTATCGTGTTTTAAATGATTTTAATCAAATTGTAGAAGATAAAAGCGATGATGGAGAGCCTAAAGGAACTTCTGGAATGCCAACTTTAAATGTTCTAAGGGGCTATGATCTTATCAATGCGGCTTTAATCACTGTAAGATATTTTGGCGGTATAAAACTTGGTACAGGGGGACTTGTAAGAGCCTATAGTGATGCGGCAAATGCCGTGATCAATAATTCTTCTTTACTTTCATTTGAATTGAAAAAAAATATAACCATTGCTATTGATTTAAAAAATTTAAATCGTTTTGAACATTTTTTAAAAACTTATTCTTTTAATTTCACAAAAGATTTTAAGGATTGCAAAGCTATATTACATATCAAATTAAATGAAAAAGAGGAGCAAGAATTTGAAATTTTTTGTAAAAATTTTGCACCTTTTGAAATAGAGAAATTATAA